A DNA window from Solanum lycopersicum chromosome 3, SLM_r2.1 contains the following coding sequences:
- the LOC138347494 gene encoding uncharacterized protein, translating to MSTAFHPQTDCQSERTIQVLEDMLRACVIDFGSLWDRHLPLAEFAYNKSYHSSIQMEPFEALYGRRCRSPIGCFNSAKMDSLDTKLLRDAMDQKYILDESHVLSLDFVELGSNLTFEGQTIAILDRQVRKLRTKEIASMKVQWKHRSVGEATWETQSDMRAKYPQLF from the exons atgagtacagcctttcaccctcagacagatTGTCAGTCTGAGCggacgattcaggttttggaagatatgcttcgagcgtgtgtgatcgattttggttCTTTATGGGATCGGcatttacccttagcagagtttgcctacaataagagttatcactctagtatccagatggaaccatttgaggcattgtatggcaGAAGGTGCAGATCTCCGATTGGTTGTTTTAATTCGGCgaagatggactctttggatacaaaattgcttagagatgctatggatCAA AAGTATATTttggatgaatctcatgtgctttCACTTGATTTTGTGGAGCTGGGTTCGAACTTGACATTTGAGGGACAAACTATAGCTATTCTAGATAGGCAGgttcgaaagcttaggaccaaggagATAGCTTCCATGAAGGTGCAGTGGAAGCACCGTTCAGTAggagaggcaacttgggagacacAGTCTGACATGCGTGCGAAATATCCTCAGCTTTTTTAA